A genomic segment from Spinacia oleracea cultivar Varoflay chromosome 3, BTI_SOV_V1, whole genome shotgun sequence encodes:
- the LOC130469990 gene encoding uncharacterized protein yields the protein MAHKEERKTSMHLGRIQQGKNESLRSYVKRLNLEAEQIPDLPDGVSFDNFIRGLKKGSFKFDLVKKSVRTMAEVLDEAEAFIHATEICSGSKAGKTGEATDSSGKKDKIDRKAPRVNGTWALSKEHDTNSPGHKRERPQEREYFEYNTDLLTILMDVGTKFDLERSFPMKSPAESRDPKLYCQFHEDIGHDSKNCRSLKRALDALVSKGHLKNYLQRSAHSPGKNQYKKNKSPVSPTEGNHSEGGFVAVISGGPAAGGTIMRGQKDYARRLGQVMLSGKSPVDPFPRIEICKSDGGRVATTHDDPLVVEIKISNMRVKRILIDTGSSSDIMSMECLSRLAHDPKPYRAYTIPSLVLEEASYIL from the coding sequence atggcacacaaggaagaaaggaaaacaagcatgCATTTGGGACGCATTCAACAAGGAAAAAATGAATCACTAAGAAGCTATGTGAAACGTTTAAATCTAGAAGCCGAGCAGATCCCAGATCTACCCGACGGCGTCTCTTTCGACAATTTTATCAGGGGATTGAAGAAAGGATCATTCAAGTTTGACTTAGTTAAGAAGAGTGTTCGGACTATGGCCGAAGTGTTGGATGAGGCTGAAGCGtttatccatgcaacagaaatatgcagcgGGTCCAAAGCTGGAAAGACTGGTGAGGCAACAGATTCCTCGGGAAAGAAGGACAAAATAGACCGAAAGGCCCCACGAGTAAATGGTACTTGGGCTCTTTCgaaagagcatgataccaatTCTCCTGGACACAAGAGAGAACGTCCACAAGAAAGAGAATATTTCGAGTACAACACAGATCTCCTCACGATACTGATGGACGTCGGGACCAAGTTCGACCTTGAACGGTCTTTTCCCATGAAGTCTCCTGCTGAGAGTCGAGATCCTAAGCTGTATTGCCAGTTCCACGAGGATATAGGGCATGACTCCAAGAACTGTAGAAGCTTGAAGAGAGCCTTAGACGCCCTAGTCTCCAAAGGACACCTCAAAAACTACTTACAAAGGAGTGCTCACAGCCCGGGGAAGAACCagtacaaaaagaacaagtcacccgtCTCACCAACAGAGGGAAATCACAGCGAAGGgggatttgtagccgtcatatctgggGGGCCAGCCGCTGGAGGAACCATCATGAGGGGACAGAAAGACTATGCCCGCCGCCTagggcaagtgatgctgtcaGGAAAGTCACCTGTGGACCCATTCCCTCGGATAGAGATATGTAAGTCGGATGGTGGACGAGTAGCCACTACGCATGATGATCCTCTTGTGGTCGAGATCAAAATCTCCAACATGAGAGTGAAGCGTATCCTGATAGACACtgggagctcgtccgacataatgagcATGGAGTGCCTCAGCCGCCTAGCCCACGATCCCAAACCATATAGAGCAtacactatcccatcattggttttggaggaAGCATCATACATCCTGTAG